The Toxorhynchites rutilus septentrionalis strain SRP chromosome 1, ASM2978413v1, whole genome shotgun sequence genome contains the following window.
ttaagggaaaggcaaagtcttactcgaaccgtgcaggtttcCAGTTccttgttggtcgcattcactgattgctccgcaagggtaactaggccgaacggattggcgccggagcaccagtatacctaacagcgattatagagtttcggccgtcggagtgctcgagttggcttgcaaaactgctcacgacaatcagaaaacccgcatcaagaacagagcagcttcggttcggcgctcatcaaggcaacaattagtttcagtgagtggcaaagtgtttctccggcacgtcgcattaaatgtaatttactgaacaagctggatgggaagaaattttccaactgtgaaagctgtggcgagtggcaaacgcaatagctaaacagaaaggtttaaccgaacaagatgggaatatcgagtgataacaaaaacacaacaccaaaggttcttttcagaaccatcaacatattcataaagagaaaacagtaaactaatccatttttcaggtagataggtaggtattcacgtaggagaagaaaataaaacaatatatttaaaatacatatttaacaaaagctgtctcctttgtatagtcctacgtcactccggttatgtccccgacattacccacccgtctttttttactaGTGCAGGCTTCCATTTTGCTTCAATTTACACAACAAATGTTACAGCGATAGAAAAACGATGGTTAAAAATGGTTAATGGACTTGACTGCGCTCTAATAGCGAGAGCAAGGCAACTTCGAATGAATCTTCTCCcacactttctctctctctctctctctctctctctctctctctcttatgcACTCACTCGTACATACATCCCGTTCTCTCTCATAAGACTCTCGAAAAATTTTCCAGCAGTTAAGCCGGATTTATACGTTATCAGTTACTTGGTTGcgagtagagatgggcaaaccgttcacgaacggtacgaaaaaactagttcgccgaaaagagtagtagttctccccacgaactgattgcgagcgaacggtttgtgaacaaactgattccgtaagaacggtttgcgagtgaactgtttgagagtgaactgttggagagcgaactgtttgtgaacgaactgtttgcgagtgaactgtatgggaaagaactgattgagagtgaactgtttgggaacgaactgtttgagaacgaagtgttatacttatgacagacatacaactgtacttgcgttgtacttcgaaaattgtatgtctgtcaccatgtacagcgctagaaccatgcaagcaactcggtacaatcgctgtacctgtaccgatcTGTttcaccgctgtacatggctacagttgtactgtgagcagcgccatagacggttagtggtgggtagcatgaacaaaccgaatcaaaacacttggtaaaatTCTTTTTATTGACTTCCATTTGAGTTAATAACTAGAATGGagacttgtttgttgtgtttgatagtttagacgctaaataaaaacttttttcattgaaatatttggtgaaaattggtcgaattcctgattatcagtttgacatgcggtacaatgaacaaccaaagtatgtctgtcatgctacgattgtactcgtacaacgctgtacacgtacagcgctagtacagctgtatgtctgtccctggtattagcgaacgaactagtgcagctgaactgatttgcgctgaacggaatggataaatataacgagaacgcttgtaaggaaaataaaacgatttgtcatttatgagcaaaatgcatgtaacacagggtttattttgttaatgtatactcaattttgggttaaaaattaaattagattttcgtagttttaaaagcaagctatatattttcaatttcatgtattctttcaattccgcgtaacaatCATATTctttctgattatcagaaaaaaatctgggggaagctggggcgattcatgaattagctaaacataaaattttatagtgagggcatgttgagaaaaaaaaggtttttcgttgctttcaattcattattTGGCCTAtagcgtgtacgtgttatcgtgatttttTGTATgcttgattgttagtgaaaatcggtgatgatttttttctctgtatgaacattatgaaatatgatcttacatggaacctgtgtgttgtccaaaaacataatatgaaaaattgcacatattttgtgcgcatcaaattattacataaacttttgtcgaccgataaacatattttcacatacagtttgcgacttttaatggagcagcttatctttccccactaaatttcaaaaatataaatcccatacgtacactatccaatccaacgatatcaataaaTAGCAGTCTATTggtgttgggttccagctaacattctatgttgttcttaataccgctgaacgaaagagcgaaagaacggttcaaaagaactgattcacttagatgaacggttagtgagtgaaccgttcatcaaagtgaactgttttgcccatctctagttgcgagtaaacgtcaaatgatccgaagaattacgaacgtacCCATACAACGAAATTTGACGTTTGATTAGCATGTATGGCTACTCGCAACTGAGCAACTTAAAATTTTTGGCTACTCGCCCGTTtaccccatacatacaaatcaaatgtcaaattccAGTCTTTAAActagaaagttcattcgtctctagtatcTGATATGGCGATTTTCCCAAGCTCCAcgggtttgaagtctgtgcaggggaaaccgtaaatcggctcAATCAAAGCGTgacagttagagcgtttagatatcGGTGGACATTGAACAATCATTCAATTGCTTAactcacgaaaaataacattttattcattgtgataaatGCGCAtgaatatttccaatcaatttgtcttttttgtctttatttaagagactttcagccgtaggctggttcgtctcactctattaagaaatgttcgagttataagcacacaaaatctttaattttttcctccaAGTTCTTTGTCTAGGTTTTTATTTAACCCCCATGTATTCTGGTTAGACGTTGACGTTAAATGTCAAAAACGAAATTTTAGCTATTTAATGACTATATTATATACTGATTATATCTCTGAGTGTATAAAAACTGACTTCATGTTTGGTCGTTCTTTTCCTATTGGGTGGCCAGAGCCGCCAACATTCAAACTAAAAAATAATATCTCACTGACTGATTACTTGCAACATTTCGTGTATACAGACGTAAGTGGGAAATATActaatttctttaaaaattattttccgtTTTTGCATTTCAGACCGATTTTAGAAGTGAATCAGAacctattcaaaaaaaaaagtaaaatgccGGTTGAAAATCTTGAAGAACAGGGCCTTGAGAAAAACCCCAACTTGGAGCTCgcgcaaataaaatttttgctcAGTCTGCCGGAACATAATCAGGATAAAGCTTTATCGGAGAAATTACTATCAGCGATCAAGACAGACAATATGAGCCCATGGTATGAAGAGGTTTGCAAAGATCTAGGATGGACCATTGATCAGAAACTCTTGTCCGATATGAAGGAAATTAATCGTAAGAAAATCGAAGAACTGGACGCAGTTATTGAAGATGCAGAGAAAAACttgggggaaatggaagtgagAGAGGCAAATTTGAAGAAGTCGGAATATCTGTGCCGGATTGGTGACAGGGAAGGTTCCATTTCAGCTTTTAGAAAAACCTATGAAAAAACGGTTTCGTTGGGCCATCGACTAGATATCGTTTTTCACAACATTCGTATTGGTCTATTCTATCTGGATCACGACCTCATTACAAGGAATATTGAAAAGGCTAAAAGTTTGATCGAAGAAGGCGGTGACTGGGATCGTCGCAATCGACTGAAGGTTTATCAAGGAGCTTATTGTGTTGCCATCCGAGATTTCAAATCTGCTGCCAATTTCTTCTTGGATACCGTGAGCACATTCACCAGCTATGAGCTAATGGATTACGCATCTTTCGTTCGTTATGCAGTGTATGTTTCGATGATCAGTTTGCCTCGCAATGAACTTCGTGATAAGGCTATTAAGGGATCCGAAATTCAGGAAGTGTTGCATCAACTACCGGATGTCAAGGAATATTTATTTTCGTTGTATAATTGTCACTACTCGGAATTCTTCAAAAACCTAGCACATGTTGAAACAGTTCTCCGTAAAGATGTTCTATTCCATCCTCATTACCGTTTCTATGTCCGAGAGATGAGAGTTCTCGCGTATACTCAATTGCTGGAATCCTATCGCTCCCTCACTCTACAATATATGGCGGATGCGTTTGGAGTAGATTTGGATTATGTTGATGCCGAGTTATCGAGATTCATTGCAGCTGGACGTTTGCATTGTAAGGTTGATCGCGTTGGTGGCATCGTAGAAACGAATCGGCCGGATAGCAAAAACTGGCAATATCAAGCCACTATTAAACAAGGTGACATTCTTCTGAATCGCGTACAGAAACTTAGCAGAGTaattaatatataaaatattcaaCATTATACTTTTCGATATCAATTGTTCACTAGAATCCATAACGAAATAAACATTGAAACAGCTTGTCTTGAACTGATATAAATAGCATTTTGTTTCTCCCGatccaaaaaaaacattaattgtaaaaaaattagcACTCTTTTTGCTTAATTTGTAATaactaaaatacatattttttattttgacgtaggactacgtctttcatttctataccggggtgtaaaatcaaagtttcgaaaacgaaagcgttacggcggagaccgagattttgagcgttaatagctcctaaacaactgaacgaaatggtatgataaacacttcattcgaaagataaaatgtctacgcgttatatacttgttactttttgatccaaaaacttgtttcaatagtcttaaaattgctttcaaaacaggctattgaaatcaccaatcggtatataagcgagcggcgctcggaaatccactcagttctaattgaacagcgattggagcatgttgtcgctgttgcggtgaagctctttatttatcatgaaagcgcggatgaacggtgtcaccaagagcctgtttgtgcaccctaggccagaagggaatctatcaggaggagagtgatgccacaaacggttcccagggaagacatcgctacacacacatacacgcgcggctattaacaggtggttatcgagttggcattaaccactggtgggcttccagtatcgaggaaaatgtggaaatatctaatcgttactgagaataatctgccagttcctctgggaattttcaaaatatattcatgtgaaagagtttaattgaatgttttctatccatgtaacactgtgaccaaatatgtttcaatcaagtgctattaacaggtggttatcgagttggcattaaccactggtgggcttccagtatcgaggaaaatgtggaaatatctaatcgttactgaaaataatctgccagttcctttgggaattttcaaaatatattcatgtgaaagagtttaattgaatgttttctatccatgtaacactgtgaccaaatatgtttcaatcaagtgctattaacaggtggttatcgagttggcattaaccactggtgggcttccagtatcgaggaaaatgtggaaatatctaatcgttactgaaaataatctgccagttcctttgggaattttcaaaatatattcatgtgaaagagtttaattgaatgttttctatccatgtaacactgtgaccaaatacatttggttttgtggtttttcaatcaatcgcaattaacaggatagcttcagaagattattcttccccatcagtaggatatttccgtatccaatattgtatgcgcccgcaatcgattattgctcagtcgccgaaagttccgagctcagagagttcattcccctctagtttgccttccaaattgccatcgtaaaccacaccttctctcgattcaatcacacacaaaaagcatacttaagcgatattctggtggtgaaacacattcatttttcgtgaggacatcgacaagacaacatcgttgcctaacgtgctggaggaggtggacggcgaaggatcgacacatacacgcgcagaactctttccgttaggatgccattcagcatcgagaaagttccggaaagatctaatcattgctggaaaataatctgccagttcctttgggaattttcaaaatatattcatgtgaaagagtttaattgaatgttttctatccatgttacactgtggccaaatatgtttcaatcaagtgctattaacaggtggttatcgagttggcattaaccactggtgggcttccagtatcgaggaaaatgtggaaatatctaatcgttactgaaaataatctgccagttcctttgggaattttcaaaatatattcatgtgaaagagtttaattgaatgttttctatccatgttacactgtgaccaaatacattaggttttgtggtttttcaatcaatcgcaatcaacaggatagcttctgaagattattcttccccatcagtaggatatttccgtatccaatattggatgcataaaaccttgtgcctccaacgtaacgctctcgttttcgaagttctccaaatattcattcattcagattcaacttcatacaaatgatctctaaatcaacgatagtcctacgtcacccttgcggttataccatagatataacccacttcatgttttttcatataaaacagaagtcacgtagaaaatttaaaaaataagttcaagatggtaaaactatttgaggggctcagaatgcaaggggtgtaagtgacttgatcgtttTCTCTTCATGAACTTTTtatagttaataactcaactgcaaaaactttccaatttaagtttgctatagaatccgatagatgaggttctgacttattttccacgttggtaaatacagctgggaatgtatttgcagctaagttatgacccaaagagagagtcgatgtagagaaattgatcaaatcacttacacccctttcattctaagcccctcatttatgacgaactttgtggaacatcgattttttatgaattttcgaaacttcgaatttttgtatgtcaaCAATCATTCTTAGCATGAATCCTGATgccgggggtcttcgtagcctaattggttgcgtgtccgctactaagcgaacgatcatgagctaataactcagggcctctcaactgaccatctttgtgtgttattctagctactacgtccacgcaacaatcatcatgtgtcggtaatcccagtcccttaccgctcacattacgatctgctgcatcggtaattggtgctaatcctaacacagcaatggaagcctcatatcagcagtcccgttgtgaacagtccaactgtgaacattcgaacaataggaatattctaacgccgaaaaaggcggcatgtgttgtgtatcgatagaaatggaatactcggcatgtgttgtgtatcgatagaattggaatattcttaggcctaaacagctactgtgttatacattaaaaaaaaacaaatgtttatcgatggataggaatcttaagcctaaataatatacaacaatagttatcttaacataaaaatgtatacgaataaattcggctctgtgacagttgaattgctaaatgagcctaataaacggatgggataaaaaaaaacaggaagtgggttatatctatggtataaccgcaagggtgacgtaggactatcgttgatttagagatcatttgtatgaagttgaatctaaatgaatgaatatttggagaacttcgaaaacgagagcgttacgttggaggcacaaggttttatgcatccaatattggatacggaaatatcctactgatggggaagaataatcttcagaagctatcctgttgattgcgattgattgaaaaaccacaaaacctaatgtatttggtcacagtgtaacatggatagaaaacattcaattaaactctttcacatgaatatattttgaaaattcccaaaggaactggcagattattttcagtaacgattagatatttccacattttcctcgatactggaagcacaccagtggttaatgccaactcgataaccacctgttaatagcacttgattgaaacatatttggccacagtgtaacatggatagaaaacattcaattaaactctttcacatgaatatattttgaaaattcccaaaggaactggcagattattttccagcaatgattagatctttccggaactttctcgatgctgaatggcatcctaacggaaagagttctgcgcgtgtatgtgtcgatccttcgccgtccacctcctccagcacgttaggcaacgatgttgtcttgtcgatgtcctcacgaaaaatgaatgtgtttcaccaccagaatatcgcttaagtatgctttttgtgtgtgattgaatcgagagaaggtgtggtttacgatggcaatttggaaggcaaactagaggggaatgaactctctgagctcggaactttcggcgactgagcaataatcgattgcgggcgcatacaatattggatacggaaatatcctactgatggggaagaataatcttctgaagctatcctgttaattgcgattgattgaaaaaccacaaaaccaaatgtatttggtcacagtgttacatggatagaaaacattcaattaaactctttcacatgaatatattttgaaaattcccaaaggaactggcagattattttcagtaacgattagatatttccacattttcctcgatactggaagcccaccagtggttaatgccaactcgataaccacctgttaatagcacttgattgaaacatatttggtcacagtgttacatggatagaaaacattcaattaaactctttcacatgaatatattttgaaaattcccaaaggaactggcagattattttcagtaacgattagatatttccacattttcctcgatactggaagcccaccagtggttaatgccaactcgataaccacctgttaatagcacttgattgcaacatatttggtcacagtgtaacatggatagaaaacattcaattaaactctttcacatgaatatattttgaaaattcccaaaggaactggcagattattttccagcaatgattagatctttccggaactttctcgatgctgaatggcatcctaacggaaagagttctgcgcgtgtatgtgtcgatccttcgccgtccacctcctccagcacgttaggcaacgatgttgtcttgtcgatgtcctcacgaaaaatgaatgtgtttcaccaccagaatatcgcttaagtatgctttttgtgtgtgattgaatcgagagaaggtgtggtttacgatggcaatttggaaggcaaactagaggggaatgaactctctgagctcggaactttcggcgactgagcaataatcgattgcgggcgcatacaatattggatacggaaatatcctactgatggggaagaataatcttctgaagctatcctgttaattgcgattgattgaaaaaccacaaaaccaaatgtatttggtcacagtgttacatggatagaaaacattcaattaaactctttcacatgaatatattttgaaaattcccaaaggaactggcagattattttcagtaacgattagatatttccacattttcctcgatactggaagcccaccagtggttaatgccaactcgataaccacctgttaatagcacttgattgcaacatatttggtcacagtgttacatggatagaaaacattcaattaaactctttcacacgaatatattttgaaaattcccaaaggaactggcagattattttcagtaacgattagatatttccacattttcctcgatactggaagcccaccagtggttaatgccaactcgataaccacctgttaatagccgcgcgtgtatgtgtgtgtagcgatgtcttcccagggaaccgtttgatagaacctcctgatagattcccttctggcctagggtgcacaaacaggctcttggtgacaccgttcatccgcgctttcatgataaataaagagcttcaccggaacagcgacaacatgctccaatcgctgttcaattagaactgagtggatttccgagcgccgctcgcttatataccgattggtgatttcaatagcctgtcttgaaagcaattttaagactattgaaacaagtttttggatcaaaaagtaacaagtatataacgcgcagacattttatctttcgaatgaagtgtttatcataccatttcgttcagttgtttaggagctattaacgctcaaaatctcggtctccggcgtaacgctttcgttttcgaaactttgattttacaccccggtatagaaatgaaagacgtagtcctacgtcaaaaagaatcctgatgtgatttgaaatgaaaaaaatcgtagGGTTGtattcgagacacgaccgctttttttttcttttttttccttttatttatttcattttcatctgTAACAATTCATAATCATTTCTCTGAATTAGCATTTTCGCttgctaaaaaaaaaagaaaaccttTACCTAACTTAATCTACCTTAACCTAATCTAAACCTAAGATTATCAATACCGATTACCCGCGGTCACTCGGGGTTAGTACTTAAAGTATAACGAAACCAGTGAAACCCTATTTCTCAAAGCAAAACCTAACCGACCTTAGCAGATATTGGAAAatcatttgctttttttttaaccaACATATTACGAAACTAGCGAAACCCTATTACTCCAAGCAAATCCTAACCGACCTTAGCAGATATTCAGAAAccttttgaattattttgacgtaggactacgtctttcatttctataccggggtgtaaaatcaatgtttcgagaacgaaagcgttacgctggagaccgagattttgagcgttaatagctcttaaacaactgaacgaaatggtatgataaacacttcatttgaaagataaaatgtctacgcgtcatatacttgttactttttgatccaaaaacttgtttcaatagtcttaaaattgctttcaaaacaggctattgaaatcaccaatcggtatataagcgagcgccgctcctaaacccactcagttatgattgaacagcgattggagcatgttgtcgctgttgttgtgaagctaatttcgtttatcatgaaaacgctgatgaacggtgtcaccaagagcctgtttgtgcacctaaggccaaaagggaatccatcaggaggagagtgatgccacggttccgcttgaaacatcggagcagccgccacacacacacacacatacacacatacacgcgcagaattctcgttgctatcatcgttgctgaaaaataatctgccagttcccctgggaattgaaaaatacattcatgcgaaagagtttattttaatgttttctatccatataacactgcaaccaaatacatttggttttgttatttttcaatcaatcgcaattaacaggaaagcttctgaatatttttttagcccatcagtggaaattttcgtatccaatattggatgcataacatgcaaaacggaaaatgtttcacatcgcgaaaatcaagtcattttcaagcgattatttgctttctactcatataatgctgcgaccaaatacatttcgttttggattttttcaatcaagtgcgatcaacgtaagaatgTAAGAATGTAATGAACGTAAGAATGCgaatgtctttcggcaatttattagaggtgcaatgaatctttaggaattcccgctctacgcgcactggcaaacaatgtttactcaacaatttctcaaacgagaaatgggtgttgtgagaaaggattagcgaacgcgaaaacgacaaacgggagaaagatacgttcggaggttgaaggaaattggcagaaaacttcttcattctatcattcaaataatgtgattcataccacatcgttttgccagaaagagattattaatgttcaaaggaggaatcgagtcctccgaggaaattacccagcgcaaattagagtcgactatcgattgcggcattcgtacacaaataattttataatgcagtttcaccaaaatgatttcttcggatatattcactacatcatgtcatgtatttcatattcttcattatgaaatccatatccatggcacctatcggtatcgaattataatcgacaccgcgattttcgctaaatgctcctttcagttcggcctgtaaaaaacttttctgaactctaatccatcaaatttggagccctgaaaagggctgttgattatatgctaagctaatatagcacgctctcctcggatacgatgggccagctggatgtccttgggcatgatgtgacgcgttttgcatggatagcacacaaattggtatcttcgaataagcctcctgcagcgtcatagccgcggaactttggaagcgcaagtcggttttgaagtcctgagcaattccacgatccaaatgctgcaaaggtagctgcggttcagcaattcggtcgacttctgatagcgatgaatttcacgcaaagttcccggtcgata
Protein-coding sequences here:
- the LOC129762875 gene encoding 26S proteasome non-ATPase regulatory subunit 6 — its product is MPVENLEEQGLEKNPNLELAQIKFLLSLPEHNQDKALSEKLLSAIKTDNMSPWYEEVCKDLGWTIDQKLLSDMKEINRKKIEELDAVIEDAEKNLGEMEVREANLKKSEYLCRIGDREGSISAFRKTYEKTVSLGHRLDIVFHNIRIGLFYLDHDLITRNIEKAKSLIEEGGDWDRRNRLKVYQGAYCVAIRDFKSAANFFLDTVSTFTSYELMDYASFVRYAVYVSMISLPRNELRDKAIKGSEIQEVLHQLPDVKEYLFSLYNCHYSEFFKNLAHVETVLRKDVLFHPHYRFYVREMRVLAYTQLLESYRSLTLQYMADAFGVDLDYVDAELSRFIAAGRLHCKVDRVGGIVETNRPDSKNWQYQATIKQGDILLNRVQKLSRVINI